In the genome of Paenibacillus pabuli, one region contains:
- a CDS encoding tetraprenyl-beta-curcumene synthase family protein, producing MSQSNRNRHQYPRGPLALMRGVYKYTIPETRKELDGWRAQAEKIPNEELRNQALASLRDKQFHCEGGTVYALPDLPNRHILIPLIVSYQTISDYLDNLCDRSTSMDPNDFRLLHQSMLDAVDPEATPVNYYALREEQDDGGYLRNLVTSCQELTRQLPGYASAKPQIQDLAGLYTDLQVYKHIKPELRETALLEWWSEHRHRTPQFRWNEFAAATGSTLGVFMLFLAASDDQLTEEQAASIHTAYFPHVCALHIMLDYLIDQDEDRIGGDLNFCNYYENVETMLDRIAFIVEMARSDVQKIPGSSFHRMIIEGLLAIYLSDPKVSEQQEVRVVSKRLMKNSPMTRVFFFIFSRWIRKHM from the coding sequence TTGAGCCAATCAAATCGAAATCGTCATCAATATCCGCGTGGACCGTTGGCATTGATGAGAGGGGTGTACAAATACACCATTCCGGAAACGCGAAAGGAATTGGATGGATGGCGTGCCCAAGCCGAGAAAATTCCGAATGAGGAATTGCGCAATCAGGCCTTGGCCAGTCTCAGGGACAAACAGTTCCACTGTGAAGGCGGGACCGTTTATGCTTTGCCTGATTTGCCGAACAGGCACATTCTGATTCCATTGATCGTTTCATATCAGACTATTAGTGATTATTTGGACAATCTGTGTGATCGTAGTACATCGATGGACCCGAATGACTTTCGTCTTCTCCATCAATCCATGCTTGATGCGGTAGATCCCGAAGCAACCCCTGTCAATTACTACGCGCTCCGTGAGGAGCAGGATGACGGCGGGTATCTAAGGAATCTGGTGACTTCATGTCAGGAGCTGACCCGTCAGCTGCCAGGCTATGCATCCGCCAAGCCTCAAATTCAGGATCTGGCAGGCCTATACACGGACCTGCAGGTATATAAGCACATCAAGCCGGAACTGAGAGAAACGGCATTGCTCGAATGGTGGTCAGAGCATCGCCACCGTACACCTCAGTTCCGCTGGAACGAATTTGCCGCTGCTACTGGCTCTACGCTGGGGGTATTCATGCTGTTTCTGGCTGCGAGTGATGATCAGCTAACGGAAGAGCAGGCGGCTTCAATCCATACTGCCTATTTTCCTCATGTATGCGCATTGCACATTATGCTCGATTATTTAATCGATCAGGATGAGGATCGTATCGGGGGAGATCTCAACTTCTGCAATTATTATGAGAATGTAGAGACAATGCTGGACCGAATTGCTTTTATTGTGGAGATGGCCCGCAGTGATGTGCAGAAGATTCCGGGAAGTTCGTTTCACCGGATGATTATCGAAGGACTGCTTGCCATTTACCTGTCTGATCCCAAAGTCAGCGAACAACAGGAAGTTCGCGTCGTCTCCAAGCGTTTGATGAAGAATAGTCCAATGACGAGAGTTTTTTTCTTTATCTTTAGCCGCTGGATTCGTAAGCATATGTAA
- a CDS encoding multi antimicrobial extrusion protein MatE, producing the protein MTSSEPLSWRRLFAFFVPLGISASLVTISHVIINSTLARSAHPETVIASYAIAGSLLTLTERPSTLLRQTCSALVRDRLSFQALTFVTKIFLACVLLIGFLIVYSPIGTGVFKYLFGVSPDLLSKVIDVYEILMYVSIFSVIRNIYQGIIITNNRTKWLTIGMLFRLAGMYGLSLYFIYTDSIDSGRVGAIIFAAGMMIEALVSFLEGNSIKRKMPAKLEDHPVENKGDVFRFYKPLLLSSFVALFIGPVINIVLGKTTGIALAISSFAVASSLMQLMLSFFTYIHQIVLNFYLVDAKLVKKFALVTGFVPFAMTVSIAYTPLGPWVLENVMSVQGNLLQQSLWTLRAFVLFPLISPFLDFSNGLILLRGQTKTMFRSQSANAICTVIVLLILVSIFPAWNGMIGAVAQSLGLLAELVIVWLVIRRTQKEPTMYVPSSGKSSSLKG; encoded by the coding sequence ATGACGTCAAGTGAACCACTTTCGTGGAGACGGTTATTTGCATTTTTTGTGCCGCTTGGCATATCCGCCTCTCTCGTTACCATTTCTCACGTAATTATTAACAGTACACTTGCCCGCTCCGCTCATCCGGAAACCGTTATTGCCAGCTATGCCATTGCCGGCAGTCTGTTAACCCTCACAGAGCGACCCTCTACCCTGCTGCGTCAAACCTGTTCGGCGCTGGTTCGGGATCGCCTTTCCTTTCAGGCCCTCACGTTTGTGACCAAAATATTTCTCGCTTGTGTGCTTCTGATCGGATTCCTCATCGTATATTCTCCCATTGGTACAGGTGTATTCAAATATCTGTTTGGCGTAAGTCCGGATCTGTTATCCAAAGTGATCGACGTCTACGAGATTCTTATGTATGTCAGCATCTTTTCGGTCATCCGCAATATCTATCAGGGCATCATTATTACGAATAACCGTACGAAATGGCTGACGATCGGCATGTTATTCCGTCTTGCAGGCATGTATGGCCTGTCCTTGTATTTCATCTATACAGACAGCATTGACAGCGGACGTGTAGGCGCTATCATTTTTGCCGCGGGTATGATGATTGAGGCTTTGGTCAGTTTTCTCGAAGGAAACAGCATCAAGCGCAAGATGCCAGCCAAGCTGGAGGATCATCCTGTTGAGAACAAGGGAGATGTCTTTCGCTTTTATAAACCACTGTTATTGTCCAGTTTCGTGGCCCTGTTTATCGGACCCGTCATCAACATCGTTCTTGGCAAAACGACCGGGATTGCTCTGGCCATTTCTTCCTTTGCCGTTGCAAGCAGTCTGATGCAGCTGATGCTGAGCTTTTTTACATACATTCACCAGATCGTGCTGAACTTCTATCTTGTTGATGCCAAACTTGTGAAGAAGTTCGCACTTGTCACCGGATTCGTTCCTTTTGCCATGACCGTATCGATTGCCTACACCCCGCTTGGACCGTGGGTACTGGAGAATGTGATGAGCGTTCAGGGCAATCTGCTGCAGCAAAGTTTGTGGACACTGCGTGCATTTGTACTGTTTCCACTGATTTCACCTTTTCTCGACTTCAGCAATGGTTTGATTCTGCTGCGTGGACAGACCAAAACGATGTTTCGCTCCCAATCGGCCAATGCCATATGCACGGTTATCGTCCTGCTTATTCTGGTTAGCATATTCCCTGCGTGGAACGGCATGATCGGTGCAGTGGCTCAATCCCTCGGTCTGCTTGCCGAGCTGGTCATTGTCTGGCTTGTCATCCGGCGCACACAGAAGGAACCTACCATGTATGTACCCTCATCCGGGAAATCATCCTCCCTCAAGGGATAA
- a CDS encoding amidase domain-containing protein: protein MEQYYDIKSPLSRQAYTMEVKRKTYLHTWAKYRNMKITDCKSKIHISKIHIKDQTATVSLGHSQQITYAYNDQMSASHSFGLGTWHAVTLKKVHDQWIVSKEWYLDPLEENPRLIAEGIPSPPPDRPVLKDGKKYKRKQAVAYANKYAGIAWRTNDKVRYNAKYKNYNNLGGDCTNFASQVLGDREEGGGLPMSGPWRYHFPKGGTKTWVQTDAFKNFLIYSGYGKRIATDSFSKLVEKTAAHPYGAIGKLEAGDLIAHVMHNDVDHFSIVTGFDQRGYPLVNSHTADRFQAPFDLGWDNKTSYILIHIQD from the coding sequence ATGGAACAGTATTATGATATTAAATCTCCTTTGAGTCGTCAGGCTTACACAATGGAAGTCAAACGCAAAACGTATCTTCATACATGGGCCAAATATCGAAACATGAAGATTACCGACTGTAAGTCCAAAATCCATATCTCCAAAATCCATATCAAGGATCAGACAGCCACCGTTTCTTTGGGTCATTCACAGCAGATCACATACGCCTATAATGATCAAATGTCAGCCAGTCATTCGTTCGGGCTCGGAACATGGCATGCTGTCACGCTGAAAAAAGTTCATGATCAATGGATCGTCTCGAAGGAATGGTACCTGGACCCGCTGGAAGAGAATCCTCGTCTGATTGCCGAAGGAATTCCCTCTCCGCCGCCCGATCGACCGGTGCTGAAGGATGGCAAGAAGTACAAAAGAAAGCAAGCGGTAGCTTATGCAAACAAATATGCCGGAATCGCTTGGAGAACCAATGACAAGGTCAGGTATAATGCCAAATACAAAAATTACAATAATCTCGGGGGCGACTGTACCAATTTTGCTTCCCAGGTGCTTGGCGACCGGGAGGAAGGCGGCGGATTGCCCATGAGCGGTCCGTGGAGATATCATTTCCCCAAGGGCGGCACCAAAACGTGGGTACAGACGGACGCATTCAAAAATTTCCTGATATATTCCGGGTATGGCAAAAGAATCGCCACGGACTCGTTCTCGAAACTGGTCGAAAAAACGGCCGCTCACCCTTATGGGGCGATAGGCAAATTGGAGGCTGGCGATCTGATTGCCCATGTCATGCATAATGATGTGGATCACTTTTCCATCGTGACCGGATTCGATCAACGCGGCTACCCCCTTGTCAATTCTCACACAGCTGACCGCTTTCAGGCCCCGTTTGATCTGGGATGGGACAACAAAACGTCGTATATTCTCATCCATATTCAGGACTGA
- a CDS encoding MATE family efflux transporter, whose amino-acid sequence MTTTSFSQKVKQFLIIFLPIFTTQIALSAMSFFDTNMSGKFSPADLAGVAVGTSLWMPVQTGLSGILIGITPVVSHLLGSKRNDRIDHSVVQALYLGVAVGIVVLAAGALLLSPILNGMPLEPRVGRVAFYFLCALAFGVIPLFGYTVLRSFMDALGQTRITMMITLVSLPVNIFLNYLLIYGRWGFPQLGGVGAGVATATTYWLIFLISLFFVHRVEPFAKYGIFRQMPKISLTKWKELLKIGVPIGFATFFETSIFAAVTLLMSRFDTITIAAHQAALNFASTLYMLPVSICMALTILVGYEAGAGRVRDAKQYSLLGIGGAIALSLFLAVLLLVFGEQIASVYSNDRQVIALTQHFLIYAIFFQISDAIATPTQGALRGYKDVNPALIITFVAYWIIGLPVGYITATYTSLGAFGYWVGLIAGLAVGATALLWRLFLVQKQSSVRLAENK is encoded by the coding sequence ATGACAACCACCAGCTTTTCTCAGAAAGTAAAACAATTCCTGATTATATTTCTGCCCATCTTCACCACACAAATCGCCCTTTCTGCCATGTCGTTTTTCGATACCAATATGTCAGGCAAGTTCTCCCCTGCTGATCTCGCAGGTGTCGCCGTTGGCACCAGTCTTTGGATGCCGGTGCAGACAGGACTGAGTGGTATTCTGATCGGAATTACTCCTGTCGTCTCCCACCTGCTTGGTTCGAAGCGTAATGACAGGATTGATCATAGCGTTGTACAAGCCTTGTATCTTGGTGTGGCCGTTGGAATAGTCGTTCTTGCAGCAGGCGCATTGTTGCTCAGTCCAATCCTGAACGGGATGCCTTTGGAGCCACGGGTTGGCCGAGTCGCCTTCTATTTCCTGTGTGCCTTGGCTTTTGGGGTTATCCCCCTGTTTGGTTACACGGTGCTGCGGAGCTTCATGGATGCACTGGGCCAGACAAGGATCACAATGATGATTACGCTCGTCTCACTTCCCGTCAATATTTTCCTGAATTATTTGCTTATCTACGGACGTTGGGGCTTTCCCCAACTGGGAGGTGTCGGAGCAGGTGTTGCTACGGCAACTACATATTGGCTCATTTTCCTCATCAGCCTCTTTTTTGTCCATCGGGTTGAGCCTTTTGCCAAGTATGGCATCTTTCGACAGATGCCCAAAATCTCACTAACCAAATGGAAAGAGCTGCTTAAGATTGGTGTTCCCATTGGATTCGCTACTTTTTTTGAAACCTCCATATTTGCAGCGGTCACATTATTGATGAGTCGGTTCGACACCATCACGATTGCTGCCCATCAGGCGGCCCTGAATTTCGCTTCTACGCTGTATATGCTCCCTGTGAGTATCTGTATGGCTCTTACGATTCTTGTGGGCTATGAGGCAGGCGCAGGGCGTGTGAGAGATGCGAAGCAGTATAGTCTTCTGGGTATCGGAGGTGCTATTGCGCTTTCCCTGTTTTTGGCTGTACTATTACTCGTATTTGGGGAACAAATTGCGAGCGTGTACTCAAACGATCGTCAGGTTATCGCTCTGACACAACATTTCCTCATCTACGCCATTTTCTTTCAAATCTCTGATGCCATTGCCACCCCAACGCAGGGAGCACTCCGGGGCTACAAGGATGTTAATCCAGCATTGATCATAACGTTTGTCGCGTATTGGATCATCGGTCTGCCTGTCGGGTACATCACCGCAACGTATACTTCACTTGGTGCGTTTGGTTACTGGGTTGGACTCATTGCAGGTCTTGCTGTTGGAGCAACGGCACTTCTATGGAGGTTGTTCCTTGTGCAGAAACAATCATCGGTACGTTTGGCCGAAAATAAATAA
- a CDS encoding oligosaccharide flippase family protein, producing the protein MNIPPGLKQTGIRIGAVSLVKAIGLIGRVILTRMAGPEGIGLFQIAYSYFGFMLMLITGGLPTSLAMYTARRPALGWVWFKRLSALLMLIGGTICLFTLAYSSTISKWLGNPVLEPFIRSLSLAIFVVPLLSLLRGYLQGLEHYGAIAISEIMEQAVRVGLMLGITWLWLPQGVMAAVGRSLIGTAMGGIAAFVILLLFLRHAGQQNEIHTCVPTGRADGFWFIKSSLVISLTRLLIPFSDMLDAVIIPSRLQTAGYTSTQATAMYGLLMGMAMLVVYMPTIVTAAISHTLTMKLVLSWQELRYNYFANKSRLTMEIVWIWGIASSSFLWIFNRDLAQLFFNSAATAELIRWLSIIPLLVGLREVSTSILWSQDNKKTSLIGTAIGITAATLCHYFLIPLDGFHLKGAVAGVVLMEFIIMSGNLIGLRSLLKEIRIGNLAVHVLMVGAISGFVIWMNEWSSLTVNWGSYAILPNILLFFFLNGIYLMIQYRLRS; encoded by the coding sequence ATGAATATTCCTCCCGGTCTCAAGCAGACGGGTATCCGCATCGGTGCTGTCTCTCTGGTCAAAGCGATAGGTCTGATTGGACGTGTCATACTTACCCGTATGGCGGGCCCTGAAGGTATAGGTTTATTTCAGATCGCCTATTCCTATTTCGGTTTTATGCTTATGTTAATTACGGGAGGGCTTCCTACCTCCCTTGCCATGTATACAGCGAGGAGACCAGCGCTTGGCTGGGTCTGGTTCAAGCGCTTATCTGCCTTGCTGATGCTCATTGGCGGAACGATCTGTTTATTTACACTCGCCTACTCTTCAACCATTTCCAAGTGGCTGGGAAACCCTGTTCTGGAGCCATTTATACGCTCTCTGTCCCTGGCCATATTCGTCGTGCCTCTGTTAAGCCTGCTGCGAGGCTATTTGCAAGGTCTTGAACATTATGGTGCCATTGCTATCTCAGAGATAATGGAACAAGCGGTTCGTGTCGGGCTGATGTTAGGCATTACCTGGCTGTGGCTGCCTCAAGGTGTAATGGCGGCGGTCGGAAGAAGTTTGATTGGAACGGCGATGGGCGGAATTGCAGCTTTTGTGATCCTGCTTCTTTTTTTGCGTCATGCCGGGCAACAGAATGAAATACATACTTGTGTCCCCACAGGGAGGGCTGACGGCTTTTGGTTTATCAAAAGCTCCCTGGTTATTTCCCTCACACGGCTGCTGATTCCATTTTCCGACATGCTGGATGCGGTCATTATTCCGTCAAGGCTGCAAACCGCAGGCTACACCTCCACACAAGCGACTGCAATGTACGGCCTGCTTATGGGTATGGCCATGCTGGTAGTGTATATGCCAACAATTGTAACGGCGGCCATATCACATACCCTGACCATGAAACTTGTTCTCTCCTGGCAGGAGCTTCGTTATAATTATTTTGCCAACAAAAGCCGACTAACAATGGAAATAGTGTGGATTTGGGGAATCGCCTCCAGCTCCTTTTTATGGATTTTCAACCGCGACCTGGCACAGCTCTTTTTCAATTCTGCAGCAACCGCAGAGCTGATTCGCTGGTTAAGCATCATACCGCTGCTTGTCGGCTTGCGCGAGGTATCCACCAGTATATTGTGGTCACAGGATAACAAAAAAACCAGTTTGATCGGAACGGCAATCGGCATTACTGCGGCTACCCTCTGCCATTACTTCCTGATCCCTCTTGATGGATTTCATCTTAAAGGTGCAGTGGCGGGTGTAGTGCTGATGGAATTCATCATCATGTCTGGAAATCTGATTGGATTGAGAAGCTTGCTCAAAGAGATTCGCATCGGCAATTTGGCTGTTCATGTCCTGATGGTCGGGGCGATCTCGGGATTTGTGATATGGATGAACGAGTGGAGCAGCCTGACCGTGAACTGGGGAAGCTATGCCATTCTCCCAAACATTTTGCTGTTTTTCTTCTTGAATGGCATTTATCTGATGATCCAATATCGCTTGAGAAGTTAA
- the pfkA gene encoding 6-phosphofructokinase, which produces MTAVKKIAVLTSGGDSQGMNAAVRAVVRSGLFHGLEVYGIQRGYQGLLNNDIFPMDLRSVGDIIQRGGTVLQSARCKEFYTAEGQQKGADILRARGIDGLVVIGGDGSYNGANKLSKLGINTMGLPGTIDNDVSFTDHTIGFDTAVSVVVDAVNKLRDTMSSHERSSIVEVMGRHCGDIALHAGLASGAETILVPEVPFDMDEVAERMKANFAHGKRHSIIIVAEGVGKGEDVAKELMERCPTYEPRVTVLGHIQRGGTPTPFDRNLASRLGDFAVRSLIAGETDKGCGIIKGELTLTDIDKVVNTKKDFDMETYQLAQRLSQ; this is translated from the coding sequence ATGACAGCAGTAAAGAAAATCGCAGTTTTAACGAGCGGTGGTGATTCACAGGGGATGAACGCGGCTGTTCGTGCGGTTGTTCGCAGCGGACTGTTTCACGGTCTCGAAGTATATGGTATTCAACGTGGATATCAGGGACTTTTGAATAACGACATTTTCCCAATGGATCTCCGGAGTGTAGGGGACATCATCCAACGTGGGGGAACGGTTCTGCAGTCTGCGCGTTGCAAGGAGTTCTATACCGCTGAAGGTCAGCAAAAAGGTGCAGACATTTTACGTGCACGCGGCATAGATGGTCTGGTTGTTATTGGGGGAGACGGGTCATATAACGGTGCCAACAAACTGAGCAAGCTGGGCATCAACACGATGGGTCTTCCAGGAACAATTGACAATGACGTTTCTTTCACCGATCACACGATCGGATTCGATACAGCAGTAAGCGTAGTGGTAGACGCCGTTAACAAATTGCGTGATACGATGTCTTCACACGAACGTTCTTCCATCGTTGAAGTTATGGGTCGTCATTGTGGCGATATCGCATTGCATGCAGGACTCGCATCAGGCGCAGAAACGATTCTTGTGCCGGAAGTTCCGTTTGACATGGACGAAGTGGCAGAACGTATGAAAGCCAACTTTGCCCATGGTAAACGTCATAGTATCATCATTGTTGCTGAAGGTGTAGGTAAAGGTGAGGATGTAGCAAAAGAACTGATGGAACGTTGCCCAACGTATGAGCCACGTGTAACTGTATTGGGTCACATTCAGCGTGGAGGCACGCCAACTCCGTTTGACCGTAACCTTGCCAGTCGTCTGGGAGATTTCGCCGTTCGCAGTCTGATCGCAGGTGAGACAGATAAAGGATGCGGCATTATCAAGGGAGAACTGACCTTGACGGATATTGATAAAGTTGTTAATACGAAAAAAGACTTCGATATGGAGACTTACCAACTTGCACAGCGTTTGTCCCAATAA
- a CDS encoding cold shock domain-containing protein: protein MKGTVKWFNAEKGYGFISVEGGEDVFVHFSAIQGDGFKTLEEGQAVEFEITDGNRGPQAANVNKL, encoded by the coding sequence TTGAAAGGTACAGTTAAATGGTTTAATGCAGAAAAAGGCTATGGCTTTATTTCAGTTGAAGGCGGCGAGGACGTATTCGTACATTTCTCCGCAATCCAAGGCGACGGCTTTAAAACATTGGAAGAAGGTCAAGCGGTAGAATTCGAAATCACTGATGGAAACCGTGGTCCTCAAGCAGCTAACGTAAACAAATTGTAA
- a CDS encoding MFS transporter — MKSNHTARPDQNWLRALMFTIFGSTVLVVSYFQLYFSHLGFSRAEIGYLYGIGPLVSVFSNMFWSMASDRYNTVRKVMIILLAGQLITGVLLANATSFGQVFVLVTLFYFFYYPVYPLSDTMAITTASKYGRNFTSIRVFGSIGYAFFALSIGYFLGSFGPGWTMWVCIVLAATTLLIGFQLKDQPSGSSTKMDLSGLWSILKRRDVLTFFGCVFLLALGHRMNEAFLTITLKDLGASEGLIGWSLLISSVSEIPVFLLLSRYGNRYKELPLLTIAALMYTIRLFLMSISDTPAAVVAIQTMHSVTFGIFYVTAVRYITRLVPDGYRATGMALFTIVWSSASGLLSGTLGGLLLEHTNRNTFYLTAMAFSLAALVGFSIKLWSSMTSRA, encoded by the coding sequence ATGAAATCAAATCATACCGCCCGCCCAGATCAGAACTGGCTGCGGGCACTCATGTTCACCATCTTCGGTTCCACTGTACTGGTGGTATCGTATTTTCAGCTTTATTTCAGTCATCTGGGATTCAGCCGGGCCGAAATCGGTTATCTGTACGGGATTGGCCCTCTCGTCTCCGTATTCTCCAACATGTTCTGGAGTATGGCCAGTGACCGCTACAACACTGTACGCAAAGTGATGATCATCTTGCTTGCCGGGCAGCTGATTACCGGTGTCCTGCTCGCCAATGCCACATCCTTTGGTCAGGTATTTGTACTGGTGACACTATTTTACTTTTTCTACTACCCGGTTTACCCACTTTCCGATACGATGGCGATTACAACTGCGAGCAAGTATGGGCGAAATTTCACTTCCATTCGTGTCTTTGGCTCGATCGGATATGCGTTCTTTGCGTTAAGCATCGGCTACTTTCTCGGATCTTTCGGTCCAGGATGGACGATGTGGGTATGTATCGTGCTGGCCGCGACCACACTCCTGATCGGTTTTCAATTGAAAGATCAGCCTTCCGGCAGCAGCACTAAAATGGATCTCTCAGGGCTGTGGTCCATCTTGAAACGAAGGGATGTCCTCACCTTTTTCGGCTGTGTTTTCCTGCTCGCTCTGGGTCACCGGATGAATGAAGCTTTTCTTACCATTACACTGAAAGATCTGGGTGCCAGTGAAGGGTTAATCGGCTGGTCCCTGTTAATCTCATCCGTAAGCGAAATTCCGGTGTTTCTGCTGTTAAGCAGGTACGGCAATCGCTACAAGGAACTGCCTTTGCTCACGATCGCTGCGCTGATGTATACGATTCGCTTGTTTCTGATGTCCATCTCGGATACACCCGCGGCGGTCGTTGCTATTCAAACCATGCACAGCGTGACCTTCGGCATCTTTTACGTAACTGCGGTCCGCTACATTACCCGTCTTGTTCCGGATGGTTATCGCGCGACTGGTATGGCCCTATTCACTATTGTATGGTCCAGCGCTTCCGGTCTGCTCAGCGGAACACTGGGGGGATTGCTGCTGGAGCATACCAATAGAAACACCTTCTACCTCACTGCGATGGCGTTTTCCCTGGCCGCACTTGTTGGATTTTCCATAAAACTTTGGTCAAGCATGACTAGCCGCGCATAA
- a CDS encoding putative glycoside hydrolase yields the protein MNMFWALLAMAWGAFSGAPVTADQGKQPFQSLTNSFNTAIIQSQKDKVVIDADNPPAKIDPQPDAPVVKGIYVTAYSAGGQRMTSLLDLMDNTELNSMVIDIKDDLGYITYPTKNKTLQEMGKSQPFIRDIDALMKRLQKHDVYPIARVVVFKDTILAKKNPELSFRNKDGSVWANGKGDSFVNPYSKEVWDYNIEIAKEAAKLGFKEIQFDYVRFPEGFETRADALKYTKSDKSRVDIVAEFVQYARKELAPLGVRVSVDIFGYAASVPAAEGIGQDFVKISENVDVISPMVYPSHYSTGWYGVKDPDKDPYTTIKGSMKDTHKKLDPTKELKPVIRPWIQDFTASWLGSGHYIKYGKKQVEDQIRAMKDMNVDEYLLWNASNRYTPDVNYK from the coding sequence ATGAACATGTTTTGGGCTTTACTTGCTATGGCGTGGGGAGCCTTCAGTGGGGCACCCGTTACAGCGGATCAAGGAAAACAACCCTTTCAATCATTAACAAACAGTTTCAACACCGCCATCATCCAATCTCAAAAAGATAAGGTCGTTATTGATGCGGATAACCCACCTGCAAAAATTGACCCACAACCCGATGCACCCGTTGTCAAAGGAATCTATGTGACGGCGTACAGCGCTGGTGGTCAGCGCATGACATCATTACTCGATCTGATGGATAACACGGAGCTCAATTCCATGGTCATTGATATCAAAGACGACCTCGGATACATAACTTACCCTACAAAAAACAAAACATTACAGGAAATGGGCAAATCTCAGCCTTTTATCCGCGATATTGATGCTTTGATGAAACGCCTGCAAAAACATGATGTTTACCCGATCGCACGAGTAGTTGTATTCAAGGATACGATTCTCGCCAAGAAAAATCCGGAGCTCTCTTTCCGCAACAAGGACGGTTCTGTATGGGCCAATGGCAAAGGCGACAGCTTCGTGAATCCCTACAGTAAGGAAGTATGGGATTACAACATAGAGATTGCCAAAGAAGCTGCTAAATTGGGATTTAAGGAAATTCAGTTCGACTATGTCCGTTTTCCGGAAGGTTTTGAAACGCGTGCAGACGCATTGAAATACACCAAATCTGACAAGTCCCGGGTCGACATTGTAGCCGAATTTGTGCAGTATGCACGCAAAGAGCTTGCACCGCTCGGTGTTCGGGTCTCGGTGGATATTTTCGGTTATGCAGCCTCTGTGCCCGCAGCTGAAGGCATTGGACAGGATTTCGTGAAAATTTCCGAAAACGTGGATGTCATCTCGCCGATGGTTTATCCAAGTCATTATTCCACTGGCTGGTATGGTGTAAAAGATCCTGACAAAGATCCCTATACCACCATCAAAGGCTCCATGAAAGATACACATAAGAAATTGGATCCAACAAAGGAACTCAAACCCGTTATCCGCCCATGGATTCAGGACTTTACAGCAAGCTGGCTAGGCAGTGGACATTACATCAAATACGGCAAAAAACAGGTTGAAGACCAAATTCGTGCGATGAAAGACATGAATGTGGATGAATATCTGCTCTGGAATGCCTCCAATCGCTATACACCAGACGTAAACTATAAATAA
- a CDS encoding class F sortase, which translates to MKNNTSFAAIVIFLIIACLILSPANNMKEQTAFQTSAPKDQTSADPEIQTRIPQSIVMKKPVRLCIPSVHLSTSIIPIHLSADGQLQVPKSSEVAGLYVDGVLPGENGNAIVAGHVDNYTGPAIFYPLKHLKPGSFVLLFDQNNQYLKYEVLAVQSYYTQEAPLEKIFGDTPEKQLNLITCTGKYDRKKKEHEKRLIVYTRLVE; encoded by the coding sequence ATGAAAAACAACACTTCATTCGCCGCAATTGTAATTTTTTTAATCATTGCATGCCTTATCTTATCTCCAGCAAATAACATGAAGGAACAGACCGCTTTCCAAACATCAGCTCCTAAAGATCAGACTAGTGCTGATCCCGAGATACAGACAAGGATTCCGCAATCCATAGTCATGAAGAAGCCGGTTCGCTTGTGTATTCCATCGGTTCATTTGAGTACTTCAATCATTCCTATTCATCTGTCAGCAGATGGACAATTGCAAGTACCCAAGTCCAGTGAGGTGGCCGGTTTATATGTAGATGGAGTTTTGCCTGGAGAAAACGGAAATGCAATTGTTGCGGGTCATGTAGACAACTATACAGGTCCAGCCATATTTTACCCTCTCAAGCATCTGAAACCGGGTTCTTTTGTTTTGCTGTTTGACCAGAATAACCAATATCTCAAATATGAGGTTCTGGCGGTTCAATCCTATTACACGCAGGAAGCACCTTTGGAGAAAATATTCGGTGATACCCCTGAAAAGCAGCTGAATCTGATCACATGTACAGGAAAATACGATCGCAAAAAAAAGGAACACGAAAAACGCCTGATCGTGTATACCCGATTGGTTGAATAA